One window of Novipirellula aureliae genomic DNA carries:
- a CDS encoding dockerin type I domain-containing protein — MFRTRSNCRFAKKHRRMRIESLERRSMMAANPIGMTQLDTGEFLLGSVAVTPVFFESNGDIDQETQDWVAADINATIAKITEGVNWWSDTLDTLDTVHELDFTFDFTHALHPVETPYELIDRKSQDFELAVADWMDSLGYSGSSSVQTAVQQFNHDQRIKLGTDWAFTIFVIDSSDDPVLGDAIEDPDDPDDNDGFFPADGYFRGAFAYAGGLFMVTPSSRPAATIAHEMGHIFWTRDEYPGGGSWYDQRGYYNTQNTNAADDAPVGYEQEISIMRSGIPLNEAYDLHVSPDSTLAMLGWQDSDGDGIFDLADVPLDFDGVGYFDRATSIYHFSGAASAVPLKNENSVGPQSDITLNRISELQYRLDEGDWISAAVPDSARADFDLELSIDTPFERIDWRVVDSEVGVTSELVSGGVNTPAISASRIAGYTYFDENNNQLRDFNEPLLAGVTASIEYADGSEILQSSVAAVDLPTGKIDPQQTDGLTLSTDSFGLDPVVYVEPSLLASGENLFQSYSFQHSSLREHWNAENKLKATFDQPVGYVELDIVAGSEPSYGRIEAYDAAGNLVGRQTSDDIPLGSSVPLRFEDPTAQIASIRVFGHAGTSIGIKSIDFGSVNQITTDQSGAWYFGQLADGDYRIRMTASDDSFELEMPTFLVTVDNSSAALLSVPVRERTNSWHNANVPGDVNGDNLVTAGDALVVINYLTDQGARQLDGIAPEKELVDVNNDGLVTALDAVIVINALTPNASAGDGERVIEIENQTTSNRQSSIAPQPAQREATDQAFADWPSVSLPEPEKLDIRYSSGPLPILPLTNRHRSEISKNFSKKTVVDQILGSTIDMDLSLNDDLAEKVEQLIEAKIDLSIDFRRN, encoded by the coding sequence ATGTTCCGTACCCGATCCAACTGCCGATTTGCGAAGAAGCATCGCAGGATGCGGATCGAGTCGCTCGAACGACGAAGCATGATGGCCGCCAACCCCATCGGTATGACGCAGCTCGATACGGGCGAGTTTTTGCTTGGAAGCGTTGCTGTTACACCGGTGTTCTTCGAAAGCAATGGTGATATCGACCAAGAAACTCAGGACTGGGTGGCTGCGGATATTAACGCCACGATCGCGAAGATCACCGAAGGCGTGAATTGGTGGTCGGACACGCTCGACACGCTCGATACCGTCCACGAACTCGACTTTACCTTCGATTTCACGCACGCTCTTCACCCCGTCGAAACGCCCTATGAATTAATCGATCGCAAGAGCCAAGACTTTGAATTAGCGGTCGCCGATTGGATGGATTCGCTTGGTTATTCGGGAAGCAGCTCAGTGCAAACGGCGGTCCAGCAGTTCAATCACGACCAACGGATCAAACTAGGGACCGATTGGGCTTTCACGATTTTCGTCATCGATTCCTCGGATGATCCCGTGCTTGGCGATGCGATCGAGGATCCCGACGATCCCGATGACAATGATGGGTTTTTCCCTGCTGATGGGTACTTTCGAGGTGCGTTTGCCTATGCGGGGGGCCTGTTTATGGTCACACCGTCCTCGCGGCCTGCGGCCACGATTGCTCATGAAATGGGCCATATATTCTGGACTCGCGACGAGTATCCTGGTGGCGGTTCGTGGTATGACCAGCGTGGTTACTACAACACTCAAAACACCAATGCAGCGGACGATGCTCCGGTTGGGTACGAGCAAGAGATCAGCATCATGCGGTCGGGGATCCCGCTCAATGAAGCATACGACTTACACGTTAGCCCGGATTCGACGTTAGCGATGCTGGGCTGGCAAGACAGCGATGGGGACGGCATCTTTGATCTTGCCGATGTCCCGTTGGACTTCGATGGGGTTGGCTACTTTGACCGTGCAACTTCGATCTATCATTTTTCCGGTGCCGCATCCGCAGTGCCTCTGAAGAACGAAAATTCGGTCGGGCCGCAAAGTGATATCACGCTCAATCGAATTAGCGAGCTTCAGTATCGGCTCGATGAAGGCGATTGGATCTCAGCCGCCGTTCCTGATTCAGCGCGGGCTGATTTTGATCTGGAATTGTCCATCGATACGCCTTTTGAGCGAATCGATTGGCGGGTGGTTGATTCGGAGGTCGGAGTCACGAGCGAGCTGGTTTCCGGAGGCGTGAATACCCCGGCGATTTCGGCATCGCGAATCGCGGGCTATACGTATTTTGATGAAAACAACAACCAGCTTCGCGATTTTAACGAACCACTGCTCGCGGGGGTGACGGCGTCGATTGAATACGCCGATGGCAGCGAGATTTTGCAGTCCAGCGTCGCGGCAGTCGACCTCCCCACCGGCAAGATCGATCCACAGCAAACCGACGGATTGACGTTGTCGACCGACAGTTTTGGGCTTGATCCCGTCGTTTATGTCGAACCGTCACTGCTAGCCAGTGGCGAAAATTTGTTTCAATCCTATAGCTTCCAGCATTCCAGTTTGCGAGAGCATTGGAATGCGGAAAACAAGCTAAAAGCAACGTTTGACCAGCCTGTTGGATACGTCGAGCTAGACATCGTCGCTGGGTCGGAGCCCAGCTATGGGCGAATCGAGGCCTACGACGCAGCAGGCAATCTCGTGGGTCGGCAAACGAGCGATGATATCCCATTAGGCTCAAGCGTCCCTTTACGGTTTGAAGATCCGACAGCACAAATCGCATCGATCCGAGTTTTTGGACATGCGGGAACTTCGATCGGAATTAAAAGCATCGACTTCGGCAGCGTGAATCAAATCACCACCGATCAATCAGGAGCTTGGTATTTCGGGCAATTGGCCGACGGCGATTACCGCATCCGAATGACAGCGTCTGACGATTCGTTCGAGCTTGAGATGCCGACGTTTTTGGTCACCGTTGATAATTCCTCGGCGGCCCTCCTGTCCGTACCGGTCCGCGAGCGTACCAATTCCTGGCACAATGCAAACGTCCCAGGCGATGTCAATGGAGACAATCTCGTTACGGCGGGTGATGCCTTGGTCGTTATTAACTATCTGACCGACCAAGGTGCCAGACAGCTCGATGGCATCGCTCCTGAAAAGGAACTCGTCGATGTCAATAACGACGGATTGGTTACGGCGCTCGATGCGGTAATCGTTATCAATGCACTGACGCCAAATGCGTCAGCTGGCGATGGTGAACGAGTTATCGAGATCGAAAATCAAACCACTAGCAATCGTCAATCGTCCATCGCTCCACAACCGGCTCAGCGTGAGGCGACCGATCAAGCGTTTGCGGATTGGCCCTCGGTCAGCTTGCCTGAGCCCGAGAAGCTGGATATTCGCTACAGCTCCGGTCCGTTGCCTATTTTGCCCCTTACAAACCGTCATCGTTCGGAAATCTCGAAAAACTTCTCTAAGAAAACGGTTGTGGATCAAATCTTGGGAAGCACAATAGACATGGATTTGAGCCTTAACGATGACTTGGCGGAAAAAGTCGAGCAATTAATTGAGGCAAAGATCGACCTTTCCATCGATTTTCGCCGGAACTAA
- a CDS encoding Calx-beta domain-containing protein, with translation MRHLRQLLGRSGWPQAEKRRNPNKNHGGRKRRLQSEALERRELLAGDVLASSYHNASMPTDVNQDSQITPLDALMVINYLSDKSGAEGEQITGFVDVNGDGEITPSDALMVINELSRLGEGAGEPVIELQLNPKSPTGVGSSNSNLPDVDNDRTFDVSVGQVFELEVSYLDLRSADAEQGETPDRRGVFQLVTDILASQGNNVVPIVHEAQQILIGQTIGDTPASGTLSLEVTLTDENGATIPTLDDSGNPVIDPVTQTAVPLKATIAADAFVADPVAALRTAMESLSNPTVGNYFPVDSFDVAQLDEVNAVSGVEGDYFLQVRSKGDDLIGEDIPNVTVNPVLTIPGVGTFPSNTVKKFSRQFSTTNVIPFPPATPDYALDFSSTNRNGSDFFANSGEQGTFEPDGDDVLFNELRGLGGTSIVPVSQLSGPFDSYSIPVFISGEVTGLDFSITPGQDSEAVLVYGFLDPGSSQGGLVAASTTFGTTTEINVVAAQVGEAFNEVTIAFNSNGPTNAAPTAAYDDVAKVITVTYDSGATDVTNRSYTAIANAINGLADFNASVSDGDGAAAFVEPETTPELAGGGEPRSIVPLDRITLDADSSFKINALPVGGTTPVPGTLGFQAATAEVDEDGGTVTLTVNRTGGSDGEVTINYSATNETAISGTDYSLDPGTLTFADGVTSQTITINIIDDATVEDSETFTVTLSAPGGGASLGTAVSTVTINDDDTVVVQPGTIALAAATVSVNEGAGNASFVINRTGGSDGTVTVTYATSDGTADASDDYTAVNTTVTFLDGETTKTVTVPILEDTDVEGDENFILTLSSPTGGATLGATTSSTATIVDNDEVDPQPGSFTITPVAVTVGEAVGSQQFTVTRSGGSDGSVTVAYATANGTAVMGSDYTETSGTLTFADGETTKTFNVPVIDDDAVENSEDFTVTLSNPTGGATLGTTVTSTVTITDNDSTQPQPGELSLSQPTVSVGEGDGSVTFTINRSGGSDGTVTVDYTTANGTATAGSDYTTNSGTLTFEEGETSKQVVVAILEDTADESNETFTLTLSAPTGGATLGSTTTSTATIVDNDDPVVPQPGVISISPATKSVDESGSSISFTVTRTGGSDGAVSVSYATSNGSATAGTDYTAASGTVNFADGEVSKTITVDILEDTIDEPNETFLITLTGPTGGAILGTVQVATATIIDNDEAPIGSSTITGSVFIDSVDNMDEVSQGYPNVTPERDGLKGADEVGLSGVKVDLVDSSGQVIMSVRTGMDGEYALTGVPQGAYTLHFGVMGQGNPGHNVFLSASGSNIVPVTVGNTSGTVHSDLPVLGRAGSLASVDILASSYLRNNPEMIVASEGGRRGGSVSLDPSTGEQIFFMAAEGFDTVEYAEVTLNSSRDQAILAIVENGHVLSAVLTEEEFVISRDGTALQFFGGYDERDDFGFAPDSGMDRLSSDEIAEILSRAASAM, from the coding sequence ATGAGACATCTGCGTCAGTTGCTTGGTCGCTCTGGATGGCCGCAGGCCGAAAAACGACGGAACCCAAACAAGAATCACGGAGGCCGCAAGCGTCGGCTGCAGAGTGAGGCTCTCGAACGTCGTGAATTGCTTGCTGGCGATGTGCTTGCCAGTAGCTATCACAATGCATCAATGCCGACGGATGTAAACCAAGATAGCCAAATCACTCCGCTTGATGCGTTGATGGTGATCAATTATCTCAGCGACAAGAGTGGTGCTGAAGGGGAACAGATCACTGGTTTTGTTGATGTCAATGGTGATGGAGAGATTACGCCGTCCGACGCTTTGATGGTCATCAATGAACTGTCTCGGCTTGGCGAAGGAGCTGGCGAACCGGTCATCGAACTTCAGCTGAACCCGAAATCGCCGACGGGTGTGGGGAGTAGTAATTCGAATTTGCCCGATGTCGATAACGACCGTACGTTTGATGTTTCGGTGGGACAGGTCTTTGAGCTAGAGGTTTCGTATCTTGATTTGCGCTCAGCGGATGCGGAGCAAGGCGAGACTCCGGATCGTCGTGGAGTGTTCCAGTTGGTGACCGACATATTGGCCAGTCAAGGCAATAACGTCGTGCCGATCGTTCACGAAGCCCAGCAAATTTTGATTGGCCAAACGATTGGCGACACGCCTGCAAGCGGTACTCTTTCGTTAGAAGTAACGCTGACGGATGAAAATGGCGCAACGATCCCTACGCTGGATGATAGTGGCAACCCTGTCATTGATCCGGTAACGCAAACCGCCGTTCCGCTCAAGGCGACGATTGCTGCGGATGCATTTGTTGCCGATCCGGTGGCGGCCCTTCGGACGGCTATGGAATCCCTTTCCAATCCGACCGTAGGGAACTATTTCCCGGTGGATAGTTTTGATGTCGCGCAGCTCGACGAAGTGAATGCGGTCTCCGGTGTAGAGGGCGACTATTTCTTGCAGGTCCGATCCAAGGGTGACGATCTTATTGGGGAAGACATTCCAAACGTTACGGTCAATCCCGTCTTGACGATCCCAGGCGTAGGAACCTTTCCTTCCAACACGGTTAAGAAGTTCAGTCGTCAATTTAGTACGACCAATGTCATTCCGTTCCCACCGGCGACTCCGGATTACGCACTCGATTTTTCCAGCACGAATCGCAACGGAAGTGATTTCTTTGCGAACTCAGGAGAACAGGGAACGTTCGAGCCAGATGGCGACGATGTGCTGTTCAACGAATTGCGAGGTCTCGGTGGAACGAGCATCGTTCCGGTTTCCCAACTAAGTGGCCCCTTCGATTCTTACAGCATCCCCGTCTTCATCTCGGGTGAAGTCACAGGATTGGATTTCAGCATTACCCCCGGTCAAGACTCTGAAGCGGTGCTGGTCTATGGCTTCCTCGATCCAGGTTCTTCGCAAGGTGGTTTGGTCGCCGCATCGACGACCTTTGGAACGACGACGGAAATCAACGTGGTCGCTGCCCAAGTTGGCGAAGCATTCAACGAAGTGACCATTGCATTTAACAGCAACGGTCCAACGAACGCCGCACCGACGGCTGCCTACGATGACGTGGCGAAAGTCATCACGGTCACCTACGATTCCGGTGCAACGGACGTTACCAATCGCAGTTACACCGCAATCGCGAATGCGATCAACGGCTTGGCTGATTTTAATGCCAGCGTTTCGGACGGTGATGGTGCGGCAGCGTTCGTAGAGCCAGAAACGACTCCTGAACTTGCTGGTGGTGGAGAACCAAGATCGATCGTGCCGCTCGACCGAATCACGCTCGATGCCGATTCTTCCTTTAAGATCAACGCATTGCCAGTCGGAGGTACGACCCCCGTTCCTGGAACACTCGGTTTCCAAGCTGCGACTGCAGAAGTCGATGAAGATGGCGGAACCGTTACATTGACGGTCAATCGCACTGGTGGCAGCGATGGCGAGGTCACCATCAACTATTCTGCCACCAACGAGACCGCGATCTCTGGGACAGATTATTCCCTCGACCCAGGAACGCTGACGTTTGCCGACGGTGTTACTTCGCAAACGATCACGATCAACATTATCGACGACGCTACGGTTGAAGATTCGGAAACGTTTACGGTAACGTTAAGTGCACCCGGCGGTGGTGCGTCACTTGGAACCGCTGTTTCAACGGTGACGATCAATGACGACGATACCGTCGTCGTCCAGCCTGGTACGATCGCTTTGGCTGCCGCAACGGTTTCTGTCAATGAAGGTGCTGGCAACGCTAGCTTCGTCATTAACCGCACCGGCGGTAGCGATGGCACTGTGACGGTGACCTACGCAACATCCGACGGCACAGCGGATGCTAGTGACGACTACACCGCAGTCAATACGACGGTCACCTTTCTTGATGGTGAAACGACCAAGACGGTAACGGTCCCGATTTTGGAAGATACGGACGTTGAAGGAGACGAAAACTTCATCCTCACCCTATCCTCGCCGACTGGCGGTGCAACGTTGGGGGCGACGACTTCGTCCACTGCGACCATCGTCGACAATGATGAGGTGGATCCGCAGCCGGGTTCCTTTACGATTACCCCTGTGGCCGTCACCGTTGGCGAAGCGGTCGGTTCGCAGCAGTTCACGGTGACGCGCAGCGGTGGAAGTGACGGGTCGGTTACGGTTGCTTATGCGACTGCCAACGGTACCGCTGTCATGGGCAGTGATTACACCGAGACGAGTGGAACGCTAACGTTTGCCGATGGCGAGACAACCAAGACGTTCAACGTACCAGTGATCGACGATGACGCTGTTGAAAACAGCGAGGATTTCACGGTAACGCTTAGCAATCCAACAGGTGGAGCGACCCTCGGAACCACGGTGACCTCGACGGTCACGATTACGGATAACGACTCAACCCAGCCTCAGCCGGGCGAATTGTCGCTTTCGCAGCCCACCGTTTCGGTGGGTGAAGGTGATGGAAGCGTCACGTTTACCATCAACCGCAGTGGCGGAAGTGATGGGACCGTAACGGTTGACTACACAACGGCGAACGGCACCGCAACGGCTGGGTCGGATTATACAACCAATTCTGGAACGTTGACGTTTGAAGAAGGCGAAACGTCAAAACAAGTCGTGGTCGCGATTCTTGAAGACACGGCGGATGAGTCGAATGAAACCTTTACACTGACGTTGTCCGCACCGACTGGTGGGGCAACGCTTGGTTCGACCACCACTTCGACAGCGACGATTGTCGATAATGATGATCCAGTGGTTCCTCAGCCAGGCGTTATCTCGATCTCGCCCGCGACCAAGTCTGTTGACGAATCGGGTAGCAGCATCTCCTTTACTGTCACGCGGACGGGCGGCAGCGATGGAGCCGTTTCCGTTTCCTACGCGACGTCGAACGGTTCGGCGACCGCCGGTACTGACTACACCGCCGCTTCAGGCACGGTCAACTTCGCCGATGGAGAGGTAAGCAAGACCATCACGGTTGACATTCTGGAAGACACGATTGATGAGCCCAACGAAACGTTCTTGATAACGTTGACGGGACCAACCGGTGGCGCGATTCTCGGTACCGTTCAGGTTGCAACCGCGACGATTATCGACAATGACGAAGCACCCATTGGTAGCTCGACGATCACCGGATCGGTCTTCATCGATAGCGTCGATAACATGGATGAAGTTTCCCAAGGTTATCCAAACGTCACGCCTGAGCGGGACGGATTGAAGGGGGCGGACGAAGTTGGATTGTCAGGTGTCAAAGTCGATTTGGTTGACTCCAGTGGCCAAGTGATTATGTCGGTGCGAACAGGCATGGACGGTGAGTACGCCTTGACCGGCGTTCCTCAGGGAGCCTACACCCTTCACTTCGGAGTAATGGGTCAAGGAAACCCGGGTCATAACGTGTTCTTGTCCGCTAGCGGTAGCAACATCGTTCCTGTGACCGTTGGAAATACGTCGGGTACCGTGCATAGCGACTTGCCTGTCCTTGGACGGGCGGGATCGTTGGCAAGTGTCGATATTTTGGCTTCGAGTTACCTCCGCAATAACCCCGAAATGATCGTAGCATCGGAAGGTGGGCGACGTGGCGGATCGGTTTCCCTCGATCCATCGACAGGCGAGCAGATCTTCTTCATGGCTGCCGAAGGATTCGACACGGTTGAATATGCCGAGGTCACGCTCAACAGTAGTCGCGATCAAGCGATTTTGGCGATCGTCGAAAACGGCCACGTCTTGAGCGCTGTTTTGACCGAAGAAGAATTTGTGATTAGCCGTGATGGTACGGCTTTGCAGTTCTTTGGTGGCTACGACGAACGTGACGATTTTGGGTTTGCTCCCGATTCAGGAATGGATCGGCTGAGTTCCGATGAGATCGCTGAGATCCTGTCACGAGCCGCATCGGCGATGTAG
- the rny gene encoding ribonuclease Y yields the protein MIAVIETTILYCAISFFAGAAIVWGIAQRLQFLRHQQIQFDVDKIIQAAEAEAVTLRKQAVLDGKESVLTLKAEAEAEMAAERKVLFTRDAKLDRREDLLAKQEENLQKQQRGLQSTQERLDNQLRTLSSQRAALEETLKQQQATLEKASGMTREEASEKLLSSLQNDLENEMGSVLLKHQKRLNETVKAQGREMLLTAIQRYASAHTAETTTSTVDVPSDDLKGRIIGREGRNIRAFEKATGVDVIIDDTPGVVIVSGFDPVRREIARQSLTRLINDGRIHPSRIEEVVKEATSEMDEFVLQKGREAADEVNITGLHNRVIQMLGRLHFRTSYSQNVLRHSVEVAFISGLLAEMLGMDADLARRCGLLHDIGKAADHELEGGHPKIGADLLRRHQECPEVVHAALGHHDEIVTEHPYTMLVATGDACSASRPGARRESLERYIKRMEELESIAERFKGVRQAYAISAGRELRVIVNSDKATDEQAATICRDIAKAFEQELTYPGEIKVTVLRESRFTQTAK from the coding sequence ATGATAGCCGTAATCGAGACCACAATATTGTATTGTGCGATCTCCTTTTTCGCTGGTGCTGCGATCGTCTGGGGTATCGCACAACGATTGCAATTTCTTCGCCACCAACAAATCCAGTTCGATGTTGACAAAATCATCCAAGCGGCCGAAGCGGAAGCGGTAACGCTCCGCAAACAGGCGGTTTTGGATGGGAAAGAATCGGTCCTGACGCTGAAAGCGGAAGCGGAAGCGGAAATGGCCGCCGAACGCAAAGTGCTGTTCACTCGCGATGCCAAACTTGACCGTCGTGAGGATTTGCTGGCCAAGCAAGAAGAGAATCTACAAAAGCAACAGCGAGGACTGCAAAGCACTCAGGAACGCCTCGACAATCAACTGCGCACTCTCTCGTCGCAGCGGGCCGCCCTCGAAGAAACGCTCAAACAACAGCAAGCGACGCTGGAAAAGGCGAGTGGCATGACTCGCGAAGAAGCCTCCGAAAAGCTGCTCTCGTCCCTCCAAAATGATCTCGAAAACGAGATGGGATCGGTGCTGCTCAAACACCAAAAGCGACTCAACGAGACGGTGAAAGCTCAAGGTCGCGAGATGTTGCTGACGGCAATCCAACGATATGCGTCGGCTCATACCGCTGAAACGACCACCAGCACCGTCGACGTACCAAGCGACGATTTGAAAGGACGCATCATTGGTCGCGAAGGCCGAAATATCCGAGCCTTTGAAAAAGCGACTGGCGTCGACGTCATTATCGATGACACCCCAGGGGTGGTGATCGTTAGCGGGTTTGATCCGGTCCGCCGCGAAATCGCTCGCCAATCATTGACCCGATTGATCAATGACGGACGAATCCATCCGTCACGTATCGAAGAGGTGGTCAAGGAAGCGACGAGCGAAATGGATGAGTTTGTCTTGCAAAAAGGCCGCGAGGCTGCGGATGAGGTCAACATAACCGGCCTACACAACCGAGTGATCCAAATGCTCGGCAGACTGCATTTTCGAACCTCCTACAGCCAAAATGTGCTGCGGCATAGCGTGGAGGTGGCGTTCATATCGGGTCTGCTTGCCGAAATGCTTGGCATGGACGCCGATCTGGCGCGCCGCTGTGGGCTCTTGCACGATATCGGCAAAGCGGCCGACCATGAACTCGAAGGCGGACACCCCAAGATCGGTGCCGATCTGCTCCGTCGTCATCAAGAATGCCCCGAAGTCGTGCATGCCGCGCTTGGACATCATGATGAAATCGTGACCGAACATCCCTACACCATGCTGGTCGCAACCGGTGACGCCTGCAGTGCAAGTCGTCCAGGCGCACGACGCGAATCGCTCGAACGCTACATCAAACGTATGGAAGAACTCGAGTCCATCGCAGAACGGTTCAAGGGCGTCCGCCAAGCCTACGCCATCAGTGCAGGCCGAGAACTGCGGGTGATCGTCAATAGCGACAAAGCGACCGATGAACAAGCTGCAACGATTTGCCGAGACATCGCCAAAGCGTTCGAACAGGAACTAACCTACCCCGGGGAAATCAAGGTCACCGTGCTTAGAGAATCACGATTTACACAGACTGCGAAGTAG
- the tilS gene encoding tRNA lysidine(34) synthetase TilS translates to MNIDQFLSEIATAWPVSRWTAVGVVVGCSGGADSVALLRGLCELRKQELERLERVESVPPSPGFIVAAHYNHALRGRDADADEALVRELAERLGIECVVETRSTQKGELSSDEESLRNERLAFLKRHAERLGARYVAVGHTANDNVETVLHHLFRGSGPAGLAGIAPHRSLGKDVVLIRPMLSIQRSDLRGVLESIGQSWREDLSNRCTDYRRNWIRHKLLPRILEAFPNAESAMARATESQRDWRDLVHQFAADWLDENVRLDHAIEVKVDRTTRSAIVIAAMQRLWKTQNWPLRDMTMLHWKRLYRTISGQSDKRYQLPGRIEVVCSLEYVSLRSKLHPILPLDV, encoded by the coding sequence ATGAATATCGATCAATTCCTCTCCGAAATCGCAACCGCATGGCCCGTTTCCCGGTGGACGGCGGTTGGCGTTGTCGTCGGTTGTAGCGGTGGCGCCGATAGTGTGGCGTTGCTGCGAGGGCTTTGCGAACTGCGGAAGCAGGAACTGGAAAGGCTGGAGAGAGTGGAGAGCGTGCCGCCGTCGCCTGGCTTTATTGTCGCTGCCCACTACAACCATGCTCTGCGAGGCCGCGACGCCGATGCGGATGAAGCATTGGTTCGGGAATTAGCCGAACGCCTTGGAATCGAATGCGTCGTTGAAACGCGTTCCACCCAAAAGGGGGAGTTGAGTTCGGACGAAGAGTCGCTGCGTAACGAGCGGCTGGCGTTTTTGAAAAGGCATGCGGAGCGTTTGGGGGCCAGGTATGTCGCCGTCGGGCATACCGCAAATGACAATGTCGAAACGGTGCTGCATCATCTGTTTCGCGGCAGCGGACCGGCGGGCTTAGCGGGAATCGCACCGCATCGCAGTCTCGGGAAGGATGTCGTTCTGATTCGACCCATGTTAAGCATTCAACGAAGCGATTTACGCGGTGTGCTTGAGTCGATCGGGCAGTCATGGCGAGAAGACCTGAGCAACCGATGTACCGACTATCGTCGCAATTGGATTCGGCATAAGCTGCTTCCCCGCATCCTCGAAGCCTTTCCCAATGCCGAGTCGGCGATGGCCCGTGCGACCGAGTCACAGCGTGATTGGCGAGACCTGGTTCACCAATTCGCCGCCGATTGGCTCGACGAAAACGTGCGGTTGGATCACGCGATTGAAGTCAAGGTCGATAGGACGACGCGGTCGGCGATTGTCATTGCGGCGATGCAGCGGTTATGGAAAACGCAAAATTGGCCGCTTCGCGACATGACAATGCTGCATTGGAAACGGCTTTACCGAACGATTTCCGGACAATCGGACAAGCGATACCAGTTGCCAGGCAGGATTGAGGTTGTCTGCTCGCTCGAATACGTCTCGCTGCGGTCCAAACTTCACCCGATTCTTCCCCTGGATGTTTAG
- a CDS encoding AAA family ATPase, with the protein MSAPNKMPVDLKPESLLQKIDQVRKSLQNVILGKRDVIDAVLTSLLAEGSVLLEDVPGVGKTTLAKSLARLIGLEFQRIQCTPDLLPADILGSNVFLPSSGTFEFRAGPIFSNLLIADEINRASPRTQSALLEAMAESQVTIDGKRYTLKSPFIVIATQNPAGFEGTFLLPESQLDRFLMRLTMNYPDADSEISLLLEQADHDPAESLDPLMNQSELVALQAFTRGTKVDRKAAAYIVDIVSATRTDTRLRIGASPRGSKMLLRAAQARAVLLGRDFVLPDDIQSLASTVIAHRVSPRNAMQTSQETSQMISEIVRTIEVPA; encoded by the coding sequence ATGTCAGCGCCCAATAAAATGCCAGTCGATTTGAAGCCGGAATCGTTGCTTCAGAAAATTGACCAAGTCCGAAAATCCTTGCAAAATGTGATTTTGGGCAAACGAGATGTCATCGATGCGGTACTGACATCGCTATTAGCCGAGGGGTCGGTGCTACTCGAAGACGTTCCTGGGGTCGGCAAGACGACCCTTGCAAAGTCGCTCGCTCGGCTAATCGGTTTGGAATTTCAGCGTATTCAGTGCACGCCAGATCTTTTACCCGCCGATATTTTGGGCAGCAACGTGTTTTTGCCGTCGTCGGGGACCTTCGAATTTCGGGCTGGCCCGATTTTTAGCAATCTGTTGATTGCTGACGAAATCAACCGCGCTTCCCCGCGGACGCAAAGTGCCCTTCTTGAAGCGATGGCGGAATCCCAGGTCACGATCGACGGGAAACGCTATACGCTGAAAAGTCCCTTTATCGTTATCGCAACCCAAAATCCGGCTGGCTTTGAAGGTACGTTCCTATTGCCTGAATCGCAGCTTGATCGGTTTTTGATGCGGTTGACAATGAACTATCCTGATGCCGATAGCGAGATTTCGCTGCTACTCGAACAAGCGGACCATGATCCGGCCGAGTCACTCGATCCGTTAATGAACCAATCGGAATTGGTTGCACTTCAAGCGTTCACACGAGGAACAAAGGTGGATCGAAAGGCAGCGGCATACATTGTCGACATTGTTTCGGCAACGCGTACCGATACTCGATTGCGGATTGGTGCAAGTCCTCGCGGATCGAAGATGCTGCTGCGTGCTGCTCAAGCGAGAGCGGTTCTGCTGGGCCGAGATTTCGTGTTGCCCGATGACATTCAATCGCTAGCATCGACCGTCATCGCCCATCGAGTGTCACCTCGAAATGCGATGCAGACATCTCAAGAGACGAGTCAAATGATTTCGGAAATTGTTCGAACGATCGAGGTGCCAGCGTGA